ATCTTACTCTTTATTTTTCAAGGCAtcctattaaaatattctaatAATTCTATTTTTCCCCTCCAAACTTTCccaacaatttaaattttatagtatAATGGTTGCAGACAAATGTTAGTGACTCAATGACACGCATGCACAACAAGATTAGCCACTGCCTGCCTCGGAGTAGTGACCCCCATGGCCAAATCGACCACTGTGGGACTCCACAAAGCAACCTTGATAACGCCATTGACACAACCCCAACAGCACCCCACACAAAGATCCCATTATGGTGCCCCAGATCAGCCACTTCTCGACAGACGCTAGTGACTTCCCACAACCAGAGTGTGAGAGAAAGGTTTATTCAGTGACTTCCCACAACAAAATTGGCCATAAcgctttcattaattttgagagagagagagagagacctttgTCTAACTAAGAGCATTCATATCAGCTCATGCAAAAATTCctgtctattttagtataagaacctaccttttttattttacgtactcacttttcaaaataccatacatcagattatctattttacactatattttattataatatcaattttcttaatttttttttaaataaatatcttTTGTTACACACAACAACTACCATTCAATCTCTTCATTCATCTTTGagatatgtaaaaaaaaaaacaattaaacacaaaataaatagtgtttgtgtaaatttatacagTTACTATaacaaacttgtaaatttacatgATTATACATAGATTGATATAAGTCATTTTTGTGCAAAACTATGTAAAATGGATGTAAATGCTCtatacatggttttttttttttttgggcacaaTTTTGAACAGTAATGCAAAGCTGGGTGGGTTGTACAAagtcttttatttctattatgGTGTTTGCCAATTTggctaaaaactttttttttttttttggctgagattggctaaaaacaaattacaaaaactGCTAATTCGCTTATGTATTAACTATAATGACATCTCTATATATTCTAATATCAGATTCACCAAATCTTATTTTCTgatcttctatttatttattcaaatcaAATTTATGCTTATCTTTTCAAGGCTATCTTTACTTACTAttcctataaaagaaaattgaaaagacaTTATTGTATAAAAGGAAATGACAAATCAACACCAGATTTTATTTCTTCCATGCCACCCTCACTTACTTACAAAATAGACTTACAATAAGACTTAATATGTGAAAAAAGATGGTATCAAGTGGTGGCAGAGCTAGGAAATTTTCTCACGGAGTGtatttttgtgtaatttttagatttattatCAAATGTAAAAgagattaattaaaattttcaaaagttggGGGCTATGCTACTATGGCCCCCCTTGGCCCCTCTAGCTTCGCCTATATATCAAAGTAACTAAAATTGGCATTGAGATAAGATGCCCCTTCAactatttttgctcatttaaaaagctattttgtttttatcttcttcttttttctctctatatatatatagaaaggtAAGACTTTTCTAgggtaatttatttttttatttacataattAATAGTTACAAAAAAGGTGAGAGATTTGAATTCTAGATATCatagaaataccaaaaaatcgTTAACCAATTAAACTACCCAAGGTaatttcaacaataaaaattatgttaactTGGTGTCATGCATTGTTTTTGGAGGTTGACAAAgaagataaatttaaaaaaagaaaagaaaaaaaaaaaagaacgctTTAATTTGGTTTCAGTGTTTCAACATATTGGATCTGATACAATTTAAACACATGTgtaaaattaatcatgtgtCTACATCACATCTAGTGGAGCATTAGACTGAAGTTTTGCCCAAAGAAAAACTCAACtataaagcaaaataaatagaCTATAATATGTTAGACTGTGATGTGATAGAATGTGACTGATTAACTATTATTTACacataaatcttttttttttttttttaccggtGGTACTTTATAACCTTACAATTGTAGTAAGTAGTTACGGAAATTTGTGTGATCTTAGACTTttccaataaataaatagagcTCTAAAATAGTAAGAGTTTGTAAAGGAGCTGGTATTTTGTGTGCCGCATGGAGCGGCCCTCTCACAATCGTGTGCGTCGGTAAGAATAATTTCCGTTTGTAAGAtctcatgtttttctttttcaacggGCCCATAGCCCACAACTGTCTGCGTCTCAAATCACCGTCCCAATCAAAACTAAAACACACATATCAAACCCAGATACAAATAACAACCAATCAAAATCGTCCAGCGTGGAACATTCGAGCCACTCAACTGGTATCTTTAACCAACCCCAATGAGTCAATCATTCTCAGTTTATATGTCAAGGGCCCTGATCTTTCCACGTCATCACGCGACCCCACACACTAACTGAAAGAATCCCTCACATAATTTTACTTTGACACGTCGACAGCAGCCATACTCGCACGTGCCAACTCCCTCAGCTCGCACGTGACAGGCAATCTATATAAGCACTCTACTATTAAACACCAAATAATaggcacagagagagagagagagagagagagagagagaaagaaagagaaagattcGCCGGAATATTCCGAGATTTCAGGTTTgaattttttcccaaaaaaaaaaaaaattcaatggaaaatgaaattattaatttttactttgaTTTTCGCTTTGTATTCCAAAgaatctttgaaaaaaaattttatttcgaattttaattctttgctTTCCAAAcattttctcagtaaccaaacagGTACAAAGAGattgatttgattttcttttgtactTGCTTATTACCATTTCTGATTAGATTTTGAATATGTACTAACAATTGGACAAACTGCAATATCAGCATGTAAtgcatttcttttttccaattgtAATTTTCTCTGTAACCAAACAGAACATAACCATTTTCTGAGAAAAGTTCAGATTCTAGCTAGCTGAGCCATGTATTTCTATGTGATCAGCTAAGATATCATAACAAAGTGTAAAATTCActaaattttgaacttttttttttgtgtgtgtaggCAAAAAGTGTTCTTCTAGGGTTTGCGCAGAATCGATTGTGTTTGTGTGCGTGATTTTTTGTGTTGTGATGCCGTACCGTGTTCGCGAGAATCTATTCATCGGCAACATCAGTGACGCGGCGGAGATTCTCCAAAACGGTAGCACCGAGATCACGCATATTCTCTCGGTCCTCAGCTCGGTTTCGATATCGTTTTTCTCCGAATGGCGCAGCAGTGTAGTTATTCCGGCTAAGGAAATCAAGAAGGTTTATGCTggtggaggaggtggtggtggtgatggttgTTCAGGTTCCGTGGAGGAGGATTCAATTGCTGATGGAGGGGCCAAGAGTTCCTTGTCGCCGGATAAGATTTTGTACTCGTTGGAATACGCGGGCAAGGATTTGAAGCTCGTGAGGATGGCCGTGCCGATTAGAGATATGGAGAGTGAGGACTTGTTGGATTATTTAGATGTTTGTTTTGACTTCATTGATCGGAATCGAAAAGAGGGGTCTGTTTTGGTACATTGCTTCGCAGGCGTGTCAAGAAGGTATACTTTGTTTATATCTTTTCTTGTTATTGGGTTTACAGGTTTTAGGTAAAGTTGTTAACTTTTTATGTGGAAACGAAGTTGCTCTTAAACCCTGTTCTGTAATATGAGTGCTTAATGTGTGTTTCTTGTAGTGTGCTTGACTGCTTGATACCTGTATCTGTATTTGTGTACTGGGATTTTAGTGGGGTCTAAGATTAGGACATAAGATAGGAGTAGTTGGTGGTCTTAGGGATCAAACTGGGATTTGCAGTATTCCACAAAACGGGAGAGTTGTGATCATAAAATACTTAGCATCAAATCAAGATAAGAGAGAAAAACTGATGGAAAGTCTGagcataaaagagaaaaataagaaaagtataaaaaattgactaataaatGCTACAAAAGCTAATTATGTATTCATACATGAATGTATAAAGCTTTGAAAAACTCCAAGTTGCAAtaaattaaagagaaatttaGGTAACGGAAGTTCTCGAAAATTGTTTTGAGACAAGGCTAAATGAAATTACTAATGCTGGAATGCCGTTTATTTTATAGTCatgaaaatgattatttaacGCATTTGTGCCTTTTCACGAGTACATAGTTTTTAAGGCCTCATGATATCCTTAGTTTAAAACCATTTGCTAGCATCTTTGAGCCGTCCCATGGTACTCCTCCTTGTAATAACCTGgtgcgtaaaaaaaaaaagtacacagtttataaaattatatgaacATTATAACAAGCAACATTATAAATTAGCAGAGGGAATATACTCAAATTTTACTTGATGATGTAATTCTACACCATTCTTCAACATTGTAGCTTGGTGATATGATTCTCTGACTAGTTAAGATTGTTAAAGAGCCTTTAACTTatcaaagaaggaaaaaatttgtgagattcacttaaaatttaaaataaataaataaatttccagTAAATGTACGGCTATATGACTTGTCTTTCAAGTTCAACAATAAGATGGTTGAGTTGCATTCAAATACCAGTTTATGGGTCATATGATGAAAAGTTTGAATGAGTACCTGATTTTCAAGGCacagaattgaagttttacttattaattaaaaaatggtaaaatactattttggtccttaaactttaccaaagttttcttttcatccctaaactataagaaatttgttttttgtccctaaaatattgaaaatgttttcttttttgtccttaaattataccaaaagtttgtttttaatccttaaattattgtaaaagttCCTTTTTCACCCCCATCTCtaagctattaaaaaaaaagtctttacaaagtttaaggatgaaaatagaactttttaaagtttagggactaaaaacaaacttttagtaaagtttaaggaccaaaatagtattttacccattaaaaaatGGTTTACTTGCtactatattttatttcttgcttCTTCTTATAATCCTCAGTGCATTCGAGGGAAGTGTTTGTTATATTCTCAGCCTAGTATAAAAtgtcagatttttttttgttagtataaAATGACAGAAATTGTCCAGAAGAGACCTACATTGAATAATAGGTTTTCTGGTTTACTGAATTGTCGAGTCTTGGGGGTTTACACTCTTCTTTGCATGTTTGCAGTGCAGCTATCATTACAGCATATCTGATGAGAACTGAACATTTATCTCAAGAAGGTGTGAACAAATCCATTGTTTATTTGAAGTTTTGTCGGTCCACAAATTGGTATATGCCTTTGGCTTCTAGTTTTATTTACAATGCTTTTGTTGGCCttcttgtctaatgagattgaaaatattatgcttttgatggcccctttttttttcatacacaTCCCTGCAGAGGCTCTGGAATCCTTAAAGCAAAGCTGTGAATTTGTTTGCCCCAATGATGGTTTTATAGAGCAGGTTATGCTATAAAATGCTTTATTGCCTGGTGATTTTAAGGGGTAATTTCCAATATATCTAGCCTCACAGAAATATATTATTTCCTTCTTCTTATGGCAGTTAAAGATGTTTGAAGAAATGGGCTTCAAGGTTGACCGTGCAAGCCCCATATACAAGCGCTTTCGACTGAAAGTATTAGGTACATATTTGctcccccccccaccccccccccccttcttttcttttcttttcttttttttttctccttttgtcAAGCTTTATATGCTTAAAGGCATTTTTTACCGTTGCCCTTGCCCCTGTAGCTTAGTAGTACTTCTCCTTGTAAAGGAGGTCTGAGATTTGACCCACCGTAGGTGTGGTTTTCTGAGCCTTGTAGGATGATGCATTAAAAAGCTACATAAAATCAGGGGTAGttatttttctctaattttcaGGTAAGTTAAACGTTCACCctagtgggtcttgaacccacatCTTCACTCTCAAGCACCTTTCATACAGATGGAAGAGGTGCCATttaagctagagctcattggctttCTGGTTTAAGGTCTACTGCtttataaatattctttttttttttacaagaacTTGATAAATATTAttgagaatgaaaaataaaggtTTATTACCTGATAATGATGCATCCAAATTTTGTCATATAAAAGTTATTTGTGTCTGGTTGGCTTTAGAAAATCATGGAAGTTCCATTCATCTCGGGACATAGGCAACAGAGACAGAAGGCTATAATTCTATAAGTAGATTCTGAAATGATGTTGTTGCCAATTACAGATACCACTATATGGCTGGGTATACGTTGGTGTGCAGTGTCATGAGTCTCTTGTAATCATACAGTTATGATTGAGTGATATTAAGGAGCAATGCTATCCGACAAGTCCTATGGTTTTATGCATTAAGCATTGTGAGGCCATTGTATAAAAGTTTTATCTTTTAAACAGCCCATGAGACATGAACATTGCATTTTTGGGATACATCAATTAGTTCAAAAGCCATATTGCTTAGATTTACAACTGATGCGACATGAGCAAAGCATTTTGGGAGGAGACTGGAAATGCGTGGAATTCTTTTATGTATACTCCTCTTCAGAGGGGTGGATGTTGCATTCTTTTTCATAGGTAAATTTTAAAGTGCAAATCTCTTTACTATTTACATGTAACTGATACCTGGTTGCACATGGGTAACCTTTGAGAACCTGTTTGCCCCAAATCATGTGAACCCTAACATTAGTTCTATCCcttgttctctttttttattctttaatgaaattatttactgataaaaataattaaaaaatgtagttCCATCCCTAGTCATATAGACAGAAATAAGCCTCCAATAGTTTCATTCATTTGCAAATGCTGAATTCGAAAGGTAAGATAAGATAATCATTTCCTTTGTTGTTACTTATGCCCTTCACCTATAAAATGGCAAATCTGTTCATCCTCCCAATTGAACAACTTTATTATGTTTTAGTTTGTTCATAGCatatttaccattttttcacAGGGTATTCAAATCTAGATCTATTTCATCTCGACTCCGGGGCATTCTATTAGCTGCCAATTTCCTGCCCtgaatttgatatttttcttatatttgtacTAGAAATACCACTTAGTCCTCTGAAAATATCAGGGTCTAGAATTAAAGCTTGAGTGGTCTATAGAGCAACAAAAGACCCTAATTCTCTTGCTGTTGATGAAGAATTCTTTTGGTGCAACATGGTCCATTTTTGAAATTGTGTCTAACAACTTGGATGTAGATTTTTGCCTTTAAGATTCTTTCAGTAGTGAGCATAATTGTAAGTTTAAGTTAATTTAATCTAGGTATTGTACTTTTGGATTTTTCTATTGTTATTGctctttttatttgttgagaTTGAGACTGAATGATAAGGTTTTCTTCTGTTTTCAAATGTTAATCGTTGAAAGGTCCTCTCTCCCATGGTTTCAGGTGAATCTTATAACCGTGGGGAGAAGATAGAAAGTTCTAAATTTGGGGCAGATCCTGGTTTGGCTACAGAAGTTTCCTCAGAAGTGGAAGTAGCTTCAAATTTAGGAAATAATCGTACTCCTGCATACCGCTGCAAGAAATGCCGAAGAGTTGTTGCACTGCAGGAGAACGTTGTAGATCACATTCCGGGTGAGGGTGAGACATCCTTTGAGTGGCGCAAGCGGAAAAGTGGCAACCCATATAACAAGTCTGAAGAGTCTGAGTGTTCATCCATTTTTGTTGAGCCTCTACAATGGATGACGGCaggtaaattattatttcaaACTTTCTGATTCTTGGACTATAAAATGATTGTTTCTTGGAGGTTATTAACTCATACAAATCAGATAAGCAACTAATGTACGGTAAAATTACATTTAGCATTTGAAATTTCTCCTCTAGAGACTGGGTTATAGAATAACATTTTGTAAGCAGATCATTTACTCCTGGTAAAATTTTGGGTCTAAAAgtaaattaaaggaaaaaaaaaaaaggtccccTCACGAGTTCTGTACAAGGGATCCAAGGTCACTTTTGTTCAAACCAGTTTGTTTGACTAACCAAACTTGGCAAAATAAGCATTATTATCATTGATGGCATCTTAGGGTTTCACGTAATCTATTATGTACATAGACatgtttaaaataattaaacttttGATAGTTATTTCTTGTCATCCAGTTAAAGAAGGTGCAATGGAGGGCAAGTTGTCCTGTGCTCACTGTGAAGCTCGCTTGGGTTTCTTCAATTGGTCAGGCATCCAATGCAGTTGTGGGAGCTGGATCACCCCAGCCTTTCAGATCCATAAAAGCCGAGTGGACATCAGCACTGTCTAAAATTTGTCAACAAAAACATTTGTCGAGAAAAGTTTCTTACCAATCCTGCAACAGTAGAAGTGCGCAGTATCTTTCCAGTAATAAATTTAGAAACTCAGATACAGCTAAAACAAGGTACATAGTTTCCAAGTCAACCTGAAACTATAGAAGAAAGAGAGGCCTCCTAAAGCCTTTTTTTGGAT
This genomic stretch from Castanea sativa cultivar Marrone di Chiusa Pesio chromosome 9, ASM4071231v1 harbors:
- the LOC142610835 gene encoding uncharacterized protein LOC142610835, which produces MPYRVRENLFIGNISDAAEILQNGSTEITHILSVLSSVSISFFSEWRSSVVIPAKEIKKVYAGGGGGGGDGCSGSVEEDSIADGGAKSSLSPDKILYSLEYAGKDLKLVRMAVPIRDMESEDLLDYLDVCFDFIDRNRKEGSVLVHCFAGVSRSAAIITAYLMRTEHLSQEEALESLKQSCEFVCPNDGFIEQLKMFEEMGFKVDRASPIYKRFRLKVLGESYNRGEKIESSKFGADPGLATEVSSEVEVASNLGNNRTPAYRCKKCRRVVALQENVVDHIPGEGETSFEWRKRKSGNPYNKSEESECSSIFVEPLQWMTAVKEGAMEGKLSCAHCEARLGFFNWSGIQCSCGSWITPAFQIHKSRVDISTV